A window of Zingiber officinale cultivar Zhangliang chromosome 5A, Zo_v1.1, whole genome shotgun sequence contains these coding sequences:
- the LOC121981881 gene encoding uncharacterized protein LOC121981881 isoform X7, whose product MLYGSDGKLISRTEFKTISVVEKGRLDSSFPLEDGCIVNVTLRFLLSKEEQLRVHELRNSKLRRKHPELHDEDIEKNVHAAGEKAKITWTANNVELKEERHEFSQSMHAGQDGQSSTTSSADAKKYSQGSLRTNSYEQNGVDEGQMTELAKGSVKERDIFQKESSDLQREHETISTSTIAAKETTTFRHKLEDQRSGKSSLSRSPISNVRTMISVFESNPSEGLQHNVSSNMSLVSKNQQGGSLKRISSEESIEKKFISQTMAKSFSAEMLSDIDLQNDQRFGRPHLLKKQEEKQHIDKATKLDAVAEKTYFSDFDQKVKNIGSEIVKGRADAYFFKARKDSSVAFQPNVSGASAGMKSDILQKDANDLDSDNSYTTDYYLPFDDKETLHSNVRTKPFRSETIKERKYSVSTEFKLNHNFGKNPAFENSDDMLLRVYQEDVGKSRITENVGNDVNLVMHGTENQNKSHGFLKGSEQSRSTFNQPFNIDNPCSTKTDQEFFYCRFCSGNCSEQVASWTLSESRELLYTRTERYVFDTFGIWVPRNLCITTGSKQLRTLLESCKICHGSLSMEEKIRAEAHGKAKLSNDPSVTAMLSEHICYSLPKLGPEDVGASNLNGRLLAQGVRVIIVIIACGTLLLGTR is encoded by the exons ATGCTGTACGGTTCAGATGGGAAGTTGATTTCTCGAACAG AATTCAAGACCATCTCAGTGGTTGAAAAGGGGAGATTAGACAGTTCTTTTCCTCTTGAAGATGGTTGCATTGTCAATGTGACACTGAGATTCTTACTTAGCAAAGAGGAACAGTTAAGGGTCCATGAACTA AGAAATTCTAAACTCAGAAGGAAGCACCCGGAGTTGCATGATGAAGACATTGAGAAAAATGTTCATG CTGCAGGAGAGAAAGCTAAGATTACATGGACAGCTAATAATGTAGAACTTAAGGAGGAGAGACATGAGTTTAGTCAGTCAATGCATGCAGGTCAAG ACGGTCAATCAAGCACCACATCGTCTGCAGATGCTAAAAAATACTCCCAGGGCTCGCTTAGAACTAACAGCTATGAACAAAATGGAGTAGATGAAGGACAAATGACAGAGTTAGCCAAAGGAAGTGTTAAAGAAAGAGACATTTTCCAAAAAGAGAGTTCAGATCTTCAAAGGGAGCATGAAACAATCTCAACATCAACAATTGCTGCCAAGGAAACCACTACCTTCCGTCATAAACTGGAAGATCAAAGAAGTGGCAAAAGCTCATTGTCGAGAAGCCCAATAAGCAACGTGAGGACAATGATTAGTGTTTTTGAAAGTAATCCATCTGAG GGACTGCAGCATAATGTTAGTTCTAACATGTCACTCGTTAGCAAGAATCAGCAGGGAGGCTCTTTGAAGAGAATCTCATCCGAAGAAAGTATTGAGAAAAAATTCATTTCTCAAACAATGGCAAAATCATTTTCTGCAGAGATGCTTTCTGATATTGACTTGCAAAATGACCAAAGGTTTGGCAGACCACATCTCTTGAAGAAACAAGAAGAAAAACAGCACATCGATAAAGCTACCAAGCTGGACGCTGTGGCAGAGAAAACCTATTTTTCAGACTTCGATCAAAAGGTCAAGAATATAGGATCAG AGATTGTGAAAGGTAGGGCAGATGCTTACTTTTTCAAGGCAAGAAAAGATTCTTCTGTAGCATTCCAACCCAACGTTTCTGGTGCTAGTGCTGGAATGAAATCTGATATTCTGCAGAAGGATGCCAATGATTTGGATTCAGATAACTCATACACTACAGATTATTATCTCCCTTTTGATGACAAAGAGACACTTCATTCAAATGTTAGAACAAAGCCTTTTAGATCTGAAACTATTAAGGAGAGAAAATACAGTGTTTCCACTGAGTTTAAGTTAAATCATAACTTTGGTAAGAATCCAGCCTTTGAAAATTCTGATGATATGCTCCTGAGGGTATATCAAGAAGATGTTGGAAAATCCAGGATCACTGAGAATGTTGGAAATGATGTCAATCTAGTTATGCATGGAactgaaaatcaaaataaaagtcATGGCTTTTTGAAGGGAAGTGAGCAGTCAAGAAGTACATTCAATCAGCCTTTTAATATTGATAATCCTTGTAGTACAAAGACAGACCAGGAATTTTTCTACTGTAGATTCTGCAGTGGCAATTGTAGCGAGCAAGTAGCTTCTTGGACTTTATCTGAATCAAGAGAACTCCTATATACTCGAACTGAACGATATGTGTTCGATACATTTGGCATATGGGTTCCACGGAATTTATGCATTACCACAGGGAGTAAACAACTGAGGACTCTCCTTGAAAGTTGCAAGATTTGTCATGGTTCATTGTCCATGGAGGAAAAGATAAGAGCAGAAGCCCATGGAAAG GCAAAGTTATCAAATGATCCATCTGTCACAGCGATGCTGAGTGAGCATATCTGTTATAGCCTGCCAAAATTGGGCCCTGAAGACGTTGGCGCTTCAAATTTAAACGGAAGACTGCTTGCCCAG GGAGTACGAGTCATTATTGTGATCATTGCCTGTGGGACACTTCTGCTTGGAACCCGATAG
- the LOC121981881 gene encoding uncharacterized protein LOC121981881 isoform X5: protein MPGTIQVSVLELVEPPSSTSPTAKTKSSFSLKVTLGKREYQTMGSGEVSLPVVSLRENLVVMLYGSDGKLISRTEFKTISVVEKGRLDSSFPLEDGCIVNVTLRFLLSKEEQLRVHELRNSKLRRKHPELHDEDIEKNVHAAGEKAKITWTANNVELKEERHEFSQSMHAGQDGQSSTTSSADAKKYSQGSLRTNSYEQNGVDEGQMTELAKGSVKERDIFQKESSDLQREHETISTSTIAAKETTTFRHKLEDQRSGKSSLSRSPISNVRTMISVFESNPSEGLQHNVSSNMSLVSKNQQGGSLKRISSEESIEKKFISQTMAKSFSAEMLSDIDLQNDQRFGRPHLLKKQEEKQHIDKATKLDAVAEKTYFSDFDQKVKNIGSEIVKGRADAYFFKARKDSSVAFQPNVSGASAGMKSDILQKDANDLDSDNSYTTDYYLPFDDKETLHSNVRTKPFRSETIKERKYSVSTEFKLNHNFGKNPAFENSDDMLLRVYQEDVGKSRITENVGNDVNLVMHGTENQNKSHGFLKGSEQSRSTFNQPFNIDNPCSTKTDQEFFYCRFCSGNCSEQVASWTLSESRELLYTRTERYVFDTFGIWVPRNLCITTGSKQLRTLLESCKICHGSLSMEEKIRAEAHGKAKLSNDPSVTAMLSEHICYSLPKLGPEDVGASNLNGRLLAQGVRVIIVIIACGTLLLGTR, encoded by the exons ATGCCAGGAACCATCCAAGTCTCAG TTCTCGAGTTGGTGGAACCCCCTTCCTCTACTTCGCCGACGGCGAAGACGAAGTCTTCTTTCTCTTTGAAAG TTACCTTGGGGAAGAGAGAATATCAAACAATGGGCAGCGGGGAAGTCTCACT CCCTGTTGTTTCTCTGAGAGAGAATCTAGTAGTCATGCTGTACGGTTCAGATGGGAAGTTGATTTCTCGAACAG AATTCAAGACCATCTCAGTGGTTGAAAAGGGGAGATTAGACAGTTCTTTTCCTCTTGAAGATGGTTGCATTGTCAATGTGACACTGAGATTCTTACTTAGCAAAGAGGAACAGTTAAGGGTCCATGAACTA AGAAATTCTAAACTCAGAAGGAAGCACCCGGAGTTGCATGATGAAGACATTGAGAAAAATGTTCATG CTGCAGGAGAGAAAGCTAAGATTACATGGACAGCTAATAATGTAGAACTTAAGGAGGAGAGACATGAGTTTAGTCAGTCAATGCATGCAGGTCAAG ACGGTCAATCAAGCACCACATCGTCTGCAGATGCTAAAAAATACTCCCAGGGCTCGCTTAGAACTAACAGCTATGAACAAAATGGAGTAGATGAAGGACAAATGACAGAGTTAGCCAAAGGAAGTGTTAAAGAAAGAGACATTTTCCAAAAAGAGAGTTCAGATCTTCAAAGGGAGCATGAAACAATCTCAACATCAACAATTGCTGCCAAGGAAACCACTACCTTCCGTCATAAACTGGAAGATCAAAGAAGTGGCAAAAGCTCATTGTCGAGAAGCCCAATAAGCAACGTGAGGACAATGATTAGTGTTTTTGAAAGTAATCCATCTGAG GGACTGCAGCATAATGTTAGTTCTAACATGTCACTCGTTAGCAAGAATCAGCAGGGAGGCTCTTTGAAGAGAATCTCATCCGAAGAAAGTATTGAGAAAAAATTCATTTCTCAAACAATGGCAAAATCATTTTCTGCAGAGATGCTTTCTGATATTGACTTGCAAAATGACCAAAGGTTTGGCAGACCACATCTCTTGAAGAAACAAGAAGAAAAACAGCACATCGATAAAGCTACCAAGCTGGACGCTGTGGCAGAGAAAACCTATTTTTCAGACTTCGATCAAAAGGTCAAGAATATAGGATCAG AGATTGTGAAAGGTAGGGCAGATGCTTACTTTTTCAAGGCAAGAAAAGATTCTTCTGTAGCATTCCAACCCAACGTTTCTGGTGCTAGTGCTGGAATGAAATCTGATATTCTGCAGAAGGATGCCAATGATTTGGATTCAGATAACTCATACACTACAGATTATTATCTCCCTTTTGATGACAAAGAGACACTTCATTCAAATGTTAGAACAAAGCCTTTTAGATCTGAAACTATTAAGGAGAGAAAATACAGTGTTTCCACTGAGTTTAAGTTAAATCATAACTTTGGTAAGAATCCAGCCTTTGAAAATTCTGATGATATGCTCCTGAGGGTATATCAAGAAGATGTTGGAAAATCCAGGATCACTGAGAATGTTGGAAATGATGTCAATCTAGTTATGCATGGAactgaaaatcaaaataaaagtcATGGCTTTTTGAAGGGAAGTGAGCAGTCAAGAAGTACATTCAATCAGCCTTTTAATATTGATAATCCTTGTAGTACAAAGACAGACCAGGAATTTTTCTACTGTAGATTCTGCAGTGGCAATTGTAGCGAGCAAGTAGCTTCTTGGACTTTATCTGAATCAAGAGAACTCCTATATACTCGAACTGAACGATATGTGTTCGATACATTTGGCATATGGGTTCCACGGAATTTATGCATTACCACAGGGAGTAAACAACTGAGGACTCTCCTTGAAAGTTGCAAGATTTGTCATGGTTCATTGTCCATGGAGGAAAAGATAAGAGCAGAAGCCCATGGAAAG GCAAAGTTATCAAATGATCCATCTGTCACAGCGATGCTGAGTGAGCATATCTGTTATAGCCTGCCAAAATTGGGCCCTGAAGACGTTGGCGCTTCAAATTTAAACGGAAGACTGCTTGCCCAG GGAGTACGAGTCATTATTGTGATCATTGCCTGTGGGACACTTCTGCTTGGAACCCGATAG
- the LOC121981881 gene encoding uncharacterized protein LOC121981881 isoform X6: MPGTIQVSVLELVEPPSSTSPTAKTKSSFSLKGAFAAVTLGKREYQTMGSGEVSLPVVSLRENLVVMLYGSDGKLISRTEFKTISVVEKGRLDSSFPLEDGCIVNVTLRFLLSKEEQLRVHELRNSKLRRKHPELHDEDIEKNVHDGQSSTTSSADAKKYSQGSLRTNSYEQNGVDEGQMTELAKGSVKERDIFQKESSDLQREHETISTSTIAAKETTTFRHKLEDQRSGKSSLSRSPISNVRTMISVFESNPSEGLQHNVSSNMSLVSKNQQGGSLKRISSEESIEKKFISQTMAKSFSAEMLSDIDLQNDQRFGRPHLLKKQEEKQHIDKATKLDAVAEKTYFSDFDQKVKNIGSEIVKGRADAYFFKARKDSSVAFQPNVSGASAGMKSDILQKDANDLDSDNSYTTDYYLPFDDKETLHSNVRTKPFRSETIKERKYSVSTEFKLNHNFGKNPAFENSDDMLLRVYQEDVGKSRITENVGNDVNLVMHGTENQNKSHGFLKGSEQSRSTFNQPFNIDNPCSTKTDQEFFYCRFCSGNCSEQVASWTLSESRELLYTRTERYVFDTFGIWVPRNLCITTGSKQLRTLLESCKICHGSLSMEEKIRAEAHGKAKLSNDPSVTAMLSEHICYSLPKLGPEDVGASNLNGRLLAQGVRVIIVIIACGTLLLGTR, translated from the exons ATGCCAGGAACCATCCAAGTCTCAG TTCTCGAGTTGGTGGAACCCCCTTCCTCTACTTCGCCGACGGCGAAGACGAAGTCTTCTTTCTCTTTGAAAG GCGCTTTCGCTGCAGTTACCTTGGGGAAGAGAGAATATCAAACAATGGGCAGCGGGGAAGTCTCACT CCCTGTTGTTTCTCTGAGAGAGAATCTAGTAGTCATGCTGTACGGTTCAGATGGGAAGTTGATTTCTCGAACAG AATTCAAGACCATCTCAGTGGTTGAAAAGGGGAGATTAGACAGTTCTTTTCCTCTTGAAGATGGTTGCATTGTCAATGTGACACTGAGATTCTTACTTAGCAAAGAGGAACAGTTAAGGGTCCATGAACTA AGAAATTCTAAACTCAGAAGGAAGCACCCGGAGTTGCATGATGAAGACATTGAGAAAAATGTTCATG ACGGTCAATCAAGCACCACATCGTCTGCAGATGCTAAAAAATACTCCCAGGGCTCGCTTAGAACTAACAGCTATGAACAAAATGGAGTAGATGAAGGACAAATGACAGAGTTAGCCAAAGGAAGTGTTAAAGAAAGAGACATTTTCCAAAAAGAGAGTTCAGATCTTCAAAGGGAGCATGAAACAATCTCAACATCAACAATTGCTGCCAAGGAAACCACTACCTTCCGTCATAAACTGGAAGATCAAAGAAGTGGCAAAAGCTCATTGTCGAGAAGCCCAATAAGCAACGTGAGGACAATGATTAGTGTTTTTGAAAGTAATCCATCTGAG GGACTGCAGCATAATGTTAGTTCTAACATGTCACTCGTTAGCAAGAATCAGCAGGGAGGCTCTTTGAAGAGAATCTCATCCGAAGAAAGTATTGAGAAAAAATTCATTTCTCAAACAATGGCAAAATCATTTTCTGCAGAGATGCTTTCTGATATTGACTTGCAAAATGACCAAAGGTTTGGCAGACCACATCTCTTGAAGAAACAAGAAGAAAAACAGCACATCGATAAAGCTACCAAGCTGGACGCTGTGGCAGAGAAAACCTATTTTTCAGACTTCGATCAAAAGGTCAAGAATATAGGATCAG AGATTGTGAAAGGTAGGGCAGATGCTTACTTTTTCAAGGCAAGAAAAGATTCTTCTGTAGCATTCCAACCCAACGTTTCTGGTGCTAGTGCTGGAATGAAATCTGATATTCTGCAGAAGGATGCCAATGATTTGGATTCAGATAACTCATACACTACAGATTATTATCTCCCTTTTGATGACAAAGAGACACTTCATTCAAATGTTAGAACAAAGCCTTTTAGATCTGAAACTATTAAGGAGAGAAAATACAGTGTTTCCACTGAGTTTAAGTTAAATCATAACTTTGGTAAGAATCCAGCCTTTGAAAATTCTGATGATATGCTCCTGAGGGTATATCAAGAAGATGTTGGAAAATCCAGGATCACTGAGAATGTTGGAAATGATGTCAATCTAGTTATGCATGGAactgaaaatcaaaataaaagtcATGGCTTTTTGAAGGGAAGTGAGCAGTCAAGAAGTACATTCAATCAGCCTTTTAATATTGATAATCCTTGTAGTACAAAGACAGACCAGGAATTTTTCTACTGTAGATTCTGCAGTGGCAATTGTAGCGAGCAAGTAGCTTCTTGGACTTTATCTGAATCAAGAGAACTCCTATATACTCGAACTGAACGATATGTGTTCGATACATTTGGCATATGGGTTCCACGGAATTTATGCATTACCACAGGGAGTAAACAACTGAGGACTCTCCTTGAAAGTTGCAAGATTTGTCATGGTTCATTGTCCATGGAGGAAAAGATAAGAGCAGAAGCCCATGGAAAG GCAAAGTTATCAAATGATCCATCTGTCACAGCGATGCTGAGTGAGCATATCTGTTATAGCCTGCCAAAATTGGGCCCTGAAGACGTTGGCGCTTCAAATTTAAACGGAAGACTGCTTGCCCAG GGAGTACGAGTCATTATTGTGATCATTGCCTGTGGGACACTTCTGCTTGGAACCCGATAG
- the LOC121981881 gene encoding uncharacterized protein LOC121981881 isoform X4: MPGTIQVSVLELVEPPSSTSPTAKTKSSFSLKGAFAAVTLGKREYQTMGSGEVSLPVVSLRENLVVMLYGSDGKLISRTEFKTISVVEKGRLDSSFPLEDGCIVNVTLRFLLSKEEQLRVHELRNSKLRRKHPELHDEDIEKNVHGEKAKITWTANNVELKEERHEFSQSMHADGQSSTTSSADAKKYSQGSLRTNSYEQNGVDEGQMTELAKGSVKERDIFQKESSDLQREHETISTSTIAAKETTTFRHKLEDQRSGKSSLSRSPISNVRTMISVFESNPSEGLQHNVSSNMSLVSKNQQGGSLKRISSEESIEKKFISQTMAKSFSAEMLSDIDLQNDQRFGRPHLLKKQEEKQHIDKATKLDAVAEKTYFSDFDQKVKNIGSEIVKGRADAYFFKARKDSSVAFQPNVSGASAGMKSDILQKDANDLDSDNSYTTDYYLPFDDKETLHSNVRTKPFRSETIKERKYSVSTEFKLNHNFGKNPAFENSDDMLLRVYQEDVGKSRITENVGNDVNLVMHGTENQNKSHGFLKGSEQSRSTFNQPFNIDNPCSTKTDQEFFYCRFCSGNCSEQVASWTLSESRELLYTRTERYVFDTFGIWVPRNLCITTGSKQLRTLLESCKICHGSLSMEEKIRAEAHGKAKLSNDPSVTAMLSEHICYSLPKLGPEDVGASNLNGRLLAQGVRVIIVIIACGTLLLGTR; the protein is encoded by the exons ATGCCAGGAACCATCCAAGTCTCAG TTCTCGAGTTGGTGGAACCCCCTTCCTCTACTTCGCCGACGGCGAAGACGAAGTCTTCTTTCTCTTTGAAAG GCGCTTTCGCTGCAGTTACCTTGGGGAAGAGAGAATATCAAACAATGGGCAGCGGGGAAGTCTCACT CCCTGTTGTTTCTCTGAGAGAGAATCTAGTAGTCATGCTGTACGGTTCAGATGGGAAGTTGATTTCTCGAACAG AATTCAAGACCATCTCAGTGGTTGAAAAGGGGAGATTAGACAGTTCTTTTCCTCTTGAAGATGGTTGCATTGTCAATGTGACACTGAGATTCTTACTTAGCAAAGAGGAACAGTTAAGGGTCCATGAACTA AGAAATTCTAAACTCAGAAGGAAGCACCCGGAGTTGCATGATGAAGACATTGAGAAAAATGTTCATG GAGAGAAAGCTAAGATTACATGGACAGCTAATAATGTAGAACTTAAGGAGGAGAGACATGAGTTTAGTCAGTCAATGCATGCAG ACGGTCAATCAAGCACCACATCGTCTGCAGATGCTAAAAAATACTCCCAGGGCTCGCTTAGAACTAACAGCTATGAACAAAATGGAGTAGATGAAGGACAAATGACAGAGTTAGCCAAAGGAAGTGTTAAAGAAAGAGACATTTTCCAAAAAGAGAGTTCAGATCTTCAAAGGGAGCATGAAACAATCTCAACATCAACAATTGCTGCCAAGGAAACCACTACCTTCCGTCATAAACTGGAAGATCAAAGAAGTGGCAAAAGCTCATTGTCGAGAAGCCCAATAAGCAACGTGAGGACAATGATTAGTGTTTTTGAAAGTAATCCATCTGAG GGACTGCAGCATAATGTTAGTTCTAACATGTCACTCGTTAGCAAGAATCAGCAGGGAGGCTCTTTGAAGAGAATCTCATCCGAAGAAAGTATTGAGAAAAAATTCATTTCTCAAACAATGGCAAAATCATTTTCTGCAGAGATGCTTTCTGATATTGACTTGCAAAATGACCAAAGGTTTGGCAGACCACATCTCTTGAAGAAACAAGAAGAAAAACAGCACATCGATAAAGCTACCAAGCTGGACGCTGTGGCAGAGAAAACCTATTTTTCAGACTTCGATCAAAAGGTCAAGAATATAGGATCAG AGATTGTGAAAGGTAGGGCAGATGCTTACTTTTTCAAGGCAAGAAAAGATTCTTCTGTAGCATTCCAACCCAACGTTTCTGGTGCTAGTGCTGGAATGAAATCTGATATTCTGCAGAAGGATGCCAATGATTTGGATTCAGATAACTCATACACTACAGATTATTATCTCCCTTTTGATGACAAAGAGACACTTCATTCAAATGTTAGAACAAAGCCTTTTAGATCTGAAACTATTAAGGAGAGAAAATACAGTGTTTCCACTGAGTTTAAGTTAAATCATAACTTTGGTAAGAATCCAGCCTTTGAAAATTCTGATGATATGCTCCTGAGGGTATATCAAGAAGATGTTGGAAAATCCAGGATCACTGAGAATGTTGGAAATGATGTCAATCTAGTTATGCATGGAactgaaaatcaaaataaaagtcATGGCTTTTTGAAGGGAAGTGAGCAGTCAAGAAGTACATTCAATCAGCCTTTTAATATTGATAATCCTTGTAGTACAAAGACAGACCAGGAATTTTTCTACTGTAGATTCTGCAGTGGCAATTGTAGCGAGCAAGTAGCTTCTTGGACTTTATCTGAATCAAGAGAACTCCTATATACTCGAACTGAACGATATGTGTTCGATACATTTGGCATATGGGTTCCACGGAATTTATGCATTACCACAGGGAGTAAACAACTGAGGACTCTCCTTGAAAGTTGCAAGATTTGTCATGGTTCATTGTCCATGGAGGAAAAGATAAGAGCAGAAGCCCATGGAAAG GCAAAGTTATCAAATGATCCATCTGTCACAGCGATGCTGAGTGAGCATATCTGTTATAGCCTGCCAAAATTGGGCCCTGAAGACGTTGGCGCTTCAAATTTAAACGGAAGACTGCTTGCCCAG GGAGTACGAGTCATTATTGTGATCATTGCCTGTGGGACACTTCTGCTTGGAACCCGATAG
- the LOC121981881 gene encoding uncharacterized protein LOC121981881 isoform X2 produces the protein MPGTIQVSVLELVEPPSSTSPTAKTKSSFSLKGAFAAVTLGKREYQTMGSGEVSLPVVSLRENLVVMLYGSDGKLISRTEFKTISVVEKGRLDSSFPLEDGCIVNVTLRFLLSKEEQLRVHELRNSKLRRKHPELHDEDIEKNVHGEKAKITWTANNVELKEERHEFSQSMHAGQDGQSSTTSSADAKKYSQGSLRTNSYEQNGVDEGQMTELAKGSVKERDIFQKESSDLQREHETISTSTIAAKETTTFRHKLEDQRSGKSSLSRSPISNVRTMISVFESNPSEGLQHNVSSNMSLVSKNQQGGSLKRISSEESIEKKFISQTMAKSFSAEMLSDIDLQNDQRFGRPHLLKKQEEKQHIDKATKLDAVAEKTYFSDFDQKVKNIGSEIVKGRADAYFFKARKDSSVAFQPNVSGASAGMKSDILQKDANDLDSDNSYTTDYYLPFDDKETLHSNVRTKPFRSETIKERKYSVSTEFKLNHNFGKNPAFENSDDMLLRVYQEDVGKSRITENVGNDVNLVMHGTENQNKSHGFLKGSEQSRSTFNQPFNIDNPCSTKTDQEFFYCRFCSGNCSEQVASWTLSESRELLYTRTERYVFDTFGIWVPRNLCITTGSKQLRTLLESCKICHGSLSMEEKIRAEAHGKAKLSNDPSVTAMLSEHICYSLPKLGPEDVGASNLNGRLLAQGVRVIIVIIACGTLLLGTR, from the exons ATGCCAGGAACCATCCAAGTCTCAG TTCTCGAGTTGGTGGAACCCCCTTCCTCTACTTCGCCGACGGCGAAGACGAAGTCTTCTTTCTCTTTGAAAG GCGCTTTCGCTGCAGTTACCTTGGGGAAGAGAGAATATCAAACAATGGGCAGCGGGGAAGTCTCACT CCCTGTTGTTTCTCTGAGAGAGAATCTAGTAGTCATGCTGTACGGTTCAGATGGGAAGTTGATTTCTCGAACAG AATTCAAGACCATCTCAGTGGTTGAAAAGGGGAGATTAGACAGTTCTTTTCCTCTTGAAGATGGTTGCATTGTCAATGTGACACTGAGATTCTTACTTAGCAAAGAGGAACAGTTAAGGGTCCATGAACTA AGAAATTCTAAACTCAGAAGGAAGCACCCGGAGTTGCATGATGAAGACATTGAGAAAAATGTTCATG GAGAGAAAGCTAAGATTACATGGACAGCTAATAATGTAGAACTTAAGGAGGAGAGACATGAGTTTAGTCAGTCAATGCATGCAGGTCAAG ACGGTCAATCAAGCACCACATCGTCTGCAGATGCTAAAAAATACTCCCAGGGCTCGCTTAGAACTAACAGCTATGAACAAAATGGAGTAGATGAAGGACAAATGACAGAGTTAGCCAAAGGAAGTGTTAAAGAAAGAGACATTTTCCAAAAAGAGAGTTCAGATCTTCAAAGGGAGCATGAAACAATCTCAACATCAACAATTGCTGCCAAGGAAACCACTACCTTCCGTCATAAACTGGAAGATCAAAGAAGTGGCAAAAGCTCATTGTCGAGAAGCCCAATAAGCAACGTGAGGACAATGATTAGTGTTTTTGAAAGTAATCCATCTGAG GGACTGCAGCATAATGTTAGTTCTAACATGTCACTCGTTAGCAAGAATCAGCAGGGAGGCTCTTTGAAGAGAATCTCATCCGAAGAAAGTATTGAGAAAAAATTCATTTCTCAAACAATGGCAAAATCATTTTCTGCAGAGATGCTTTCTGATATTGACTTGCAAAATGACCAAAGGTTTGGCAGACCACATCTCTTGAAGAAACAAGAAGAAAAACAGCACATCGATAAAGCTACCAAGCTGGACGCTGTGGCAGAGAAAACCTATTTTTCAGACTTCGATCAAAAGGTCAAGAATATAGGATCAG AGATTGTGAAAGGTAGGGCAGATGCTTACTTTTTCAAGGCAAGAAAAGATTCTTCTGTAGCATTCCAACCCAACGTTTCTGGTGCTAGTGCTGGAATGAAATCTGATATTCTGCAGAAGGATGCCAATGATTTGGATTCAGATAACTCATACACTACAGATTATTATCTCCCTTTTGATGACAAAGAGACACTTCATTCAAATGTTAGAACAAAGCCTTTTAGATCTGAAACTATTAAGGAGAGAAAATACAGTGTTTCCACTGAGTTTAAGTTAAATCATAACTTTGGTAAGAATCCAGCCTTTGAAAATTCTGATGATATGCTCCTGAGGGTATATCAAGAAGATGTTGGAAAATCCAGGATCACTGAGAATGTTGGAAATGATGTCAATCTAGTTATGCATGGAactgaaaatcaaaataaaagtcATGGCTTTTTGAAGGGAAGTGAGCAGTCAAGAAGTACATTCAATCAGCCTTTTAATATTGATAATCCTTGTAGTACAAAGACAGACCAGGAATTTTTCTACTGTAGATTCTGCAGTGGCAATTGTAGCGAGCAAGTAGCTTCTTGGACTTTATCTGAATCAAGAGAACTCCTATATACTCGAACTGAACGATATGTGTTCGATACATTTGGCATATGGGTTCCACGGAATTTATGCATTACCACAGGGAGTAAACAACTGAGGACTCTCCTTGAAAGTTGCAAGATTTGTCATGGTTCATTGTCCATGGAGGAAAAGATAAGAGCAGAAGCCCATGGAAAG GCAAAGTTATCAAATGATCCATCTGTCACAGCGATGCTGAGTGAGCATATCTGTTATAGCCTGCCAAAATTGGGCCCTGAAGACGTTGGCGCTTCAAATTTAAACGGAAGACTGCTTGCCCAG GGAGTACGAGTCATTATTGTGATCATTGCCTGTGGGACACTTCTGCTTGGAACCCGATAG